One genomic segment of Candidatus Methylacidiphilales bacterium includes these proteins:
- a CDS encoding fumarylacetoacetate hydrolase family protein, with the protein MEWLLGVEGKLSEISEECVRAYLEGRVSVGELVGVRGAERFLSDDAALAAPLLEQEIWGAGVTYARSQAARVSESQGSASLYDKVYVAERPHLFFKGLAWKAGGHRDYVGFRADSSWSVPEPELTLVISPQGKVIGLTLGNDATARDIEASNPLYLSQVKIYEHSACFGPRMLIFDNPPDWRNWTIEMEIERAGERIFQGAVSLGQLRRSWDELVSWLYRFQDFPHGAVLLTGTGIVPPDWYSMREGDLIKIHCEPLGTLVNYARQINSKK; encoded by the coding sequence GTGGAGTGGCTGTTAGGAGTAGAAGGGAAGTTATCGGAGATCTCTGAAGAGTGCGTGAGGGCATATTTGGAAGGCCGGGTATCGGTTGGGGAACTTGTGGGGGTTCGAGGAGCTGAGCGGTTTTTGTCTGATGATGCGGCGCTTGCGGCGCCATTGCTTGAGCAAGAGATCTGGGGTGCTGGGGTGACGTATGCGCGGAGTCAAGCTGCGCGAGTGAGTGAATCTCAGGGATCAGCTAGTCTTTATGATAAGGTATATGTCGCTGAGCGTCCGCATCTTTTTTTCAAAGGGCTAGCTTGGAAAGCAGGTGGGCATCGTGATTATGTGGGGTTTCGGGCTGATTCTTCGTGGAGTGTGCCTGAGCCGGAATTGACGCTTGTGATTTCGCCGCAAGGGAAGGTGATAGGGTTGACGTTGGGCAACGATGCGACGGCGCGGGATATTGAGGCGAGTAATCCGCTTTATTTGTCTCAGGTGAAGATTTATGAGCATTCTGCTTGTTTTGGTCCGAGGATGCTTATTTTTGATAATCCTCCCGATTGGCGGAATTGGACGATCGAGATGGAGATTGAGCGCGCTGGAGAGCGGATTTTTCAAGGGGCGGTGTCGTTGGGGCAATTGAGGAGGTCATGGGATGAGCTTGTGAGTTGGTTGTATCGTTTTCAGGATTTTCCGCATGGTGCGGTGTTATTGACGGGCACGGGCATTGTTCCTCCCGACTGGTATTCAATGAGGGAGGGGGACTTGATAAAAATTCATTGCGAGCCGTTGGGGACGCTGGTTAATTATGCGAGGCAGATAAATTCGAAGAAATAG
- a CDS encoding haloacid dehalogenase-like hydrolase has product MKVLLWDIDGTLICSGQAGERAINYAMEEVFGIRSSLEHIDYRGRTDRFIGYQLFEYYGVEPTPEHLHCFIESYLRHLESELPKSPGKTHRGVVDILQQAHDHPGFIQGLLTGNMRRGAELKLTFYKVWHFFSFGAFADDSVLRNELGPIALERAAEVAGHSIEPEKVYVIGDTPHDIECGKVIGAQTVAVATGAYDVKTLERYSPSVVFPDLGDTKTFWSWIENHNG; this is encoded by the coding sequence ATGAAAGTTTTGCTTTGGGATATTGATGGGACGTTGATTTGTTCTGGGCAAGCTGGGGAGCGGGCGATTAACTATGCGATGGAGGAAGTTTTTGGGATCCGATCGTCTTTGGAGCATATTGATTATAGGGGGCGAACGGATCGGTTTATTGGTTATCAGTTGTTTGAATACTATGGAGTGGAGCCGACGCCGGAGCATTTGCATTGTTTTATTGAAAGTTATCTGAGGCATTTGGAGAGTGAGCTTCCTAAGAGCCCGGGTAAGACGCATCGGGGGGTGGTGGATATTTTGCAGCAGGCGCATGATCATCCGGGATTTATACAGGGGTTATTGACTGGAAACATGCGTCGAGGGGCGGAGTTAAAACTGACCTTTTATAAGGTGTGGCATTTTTTTTCTTTTGGGGCGTTTGCGGATGATAGTGTTTTGAGAAATGAACTGGGGCCTATTGCGTTGGAGCGAGCGGCAGAGGTTGCGGGGCATTCGATTGAACCTGAGAAAGTGTATGTGATAGGGGATACGCCACACGACATCGAGTGCGGGAAGGTGATTGGCGCGCAAACTGTGGCTGTGGCGACTGGGGCTTATGATGTGAAGACGTTGGAGCGGTATTCTCCGAGTGTTGTTTTTCCTGATCTAGGAGATACGAAAACTTTTTGGAGCTGGATTGAGAATCATAACGGCTGA